Genomic DNA from Thermobifida alba:
CGGTGTCGCCGGCGGCCCGCAGCCGCTCCTCCACCGCGGCCAGGTCCGCGTCGGCGGTGAGGTCGGCGGGCAGGGGCTGCACCCGCACCCCGTAGCGGTCGGCCAGGTCGGTGGCGAGGGCGGTGAGCCGGTCGGCGCTGCGAGCCACCAGCACCAGGGAGTAGCCGCGTTCGGCCAGCTGCCGGGCGTACTCCTCGCCGATTCCGGCGGAGGCCCCGGTGATCAGCGCGGTGCGGGGGTGTGCGCGGTGGTCGCTCATGGCCACGGATGGTATCGCTGCTCTCCGCCCGATGCGAGACGGTTGCCCGAAGGGTCCGGGAAGCGGGGATCCGCCTCCCGCGGGTCACCCTCCGGCCGTGGCGGCGGCCAGCCGGAGTTCGGCCGCGGGCAGCAGGCACAGCCGCTTGGCCAGCAGCACCGTGGTCCGCCCGTCGGGTTCGACGTCGAAGGCGACCTCGTCCATGAGGGAGTGCATCAGGAAGATGCCCCGTCCCGACTCGGCGTCCGCGGTGGGACGGGACGGCACGGCCGCCGGGGTGAAGTGACGGCCGGTGTGCGTGATCCTCAGGGTGCAGAAACTCCGCTCGATGCGGACCGAAACCTGGTAGTTGGGAGCCGGGTCGCCGTGGTCGACGACATTCGCGCACGCCTCGGAGGCCGCCACCAGGATGTCGCGCCGGCACTCGGGACAGACGCCGTGGATCTGCAGGGTGCTGCCCAGGAAACTGCGCAGCACGGGGACGGTGTACGCCGCCCTGGGCAGCGCGACCAGGAATCGCTCATCCATCCGAGTCAGCCCCCAAACCCGTTGGCACGGTTAGAGACTTTCCCGAGGCGTTTCCTGTGAAACCGCTTAATTCCGGACAGATGGCGAAGGCGGTCTGATAACGCTGCGTCACTCCACGCGGAGCGAGAAGTCCTCGATAACGGGGTTGGCGAGCAGCGTTTCGGCGAGTTTGCGGACCTCGGCGAGGCGCTCCTCGTCGGCCTCCCCCTCGATCTCGATCTCGAAGCGCTTGCCCTGGCGGACCTGGGTCACCCCGGAGAAGCCGAGTCGTCCGCAGGCGCCCATGATGGCCTGTCCCTGCGGGTCCAGGATCTCGGGCTTGAGCATGACATCGACGATGACGCGGGCCACGGGTCCTCCAGGGTTGTGCCGCACCGGTGGTGGAGGCGCCGTCCGTGTCAGCGGGACACGGGGCGCGGGGCCGGTCGCCGAGCGGGGACCGGCAGGTCCCGGTTGCGGCTCGGGTACGGCCCGGACAACCAGAGCGTACGGCACCGCCAGCACGGGAGGAA
This window encodes:
- a CDS encoding ATP-binding protein; this encodes MDERFLVALPRAAYTVPVLRSFLGSTLQIHGVCPECRRDILVAASEACANVVDHGDPAPNYQVSVRIERSFCTLRITHTGRHFTPAAVPSRPTADAESGRGIFLMHSLMDEVAFDVEPDGRTTVLLAKRLCLLPAAELRLAAATAGG
- the purS gene encoding phosphoribosylformylglycinamidine synthase subunit PurS, with translation MARVIVDVMLKPEILDPQGQAIMGACGRLGFSGVTQVRQGKRFEIEIEGEADEERLAEVRKLAETLLANPVIEDFSLRVE